The Limnospira fusiformis SAG 85.79 genomic interval GGAAGGGGTAGAGGCTCGTCACTTGAATGACGACCGCTTAGGTCGAGTGTTGGATGAACTCTACGCAGAAGGGACGACATCATTTTTTCTCCAGGTGGCGCTCCAGGCTGTGGAACGATTTGGAATTGATATTCAACAGCGTCATCTCGATGCCACCTCGATCTCAGTAGAAGGGAAGTATCAGCGGTGCTCGAAGGGGAAATCCGAGGTAGGACTTGAGTCAGCTCCCCCCGGTGAGACATCAGCAGAACCCAGCCCAATTCGGCTGTGTCGAGGCTATTCCCGAGACCATCGTCCAGATTTGAAACAGTTTTTGATGACTCTAGTCTGTGCCGCCGACGGTGGCGTGCCGCTATGGTTGCAGTTGGGCCAGTGGCAATGAACAGGACACTCAGCAGTTTGCAGAGGTGCTCAAGGCGTTTGGTGACCAATGGACTAGCGACGGTATCGTTGTGATGGATGCCGCCTTTTACACAGCAGCCAATCTGCAGCAGATGGAGACCACGGGGTGGCTATCACGGGTGCCGCTGACCCTAAAAGCGGCTCAAGAGCTGGTGCACAGCGATGTCACCCGACTGACTGAAGTCCCCTGCAACTCCAAGGATTACCGGATGTGGGAGATTGAGCAGACCTATGCCGGAGTGCGCCAGCGCTGGCGCCTCGTCGAAAGCCAAACCCGCAAAGCCAATGCCGACCTCTGGCAACCCGAATTAGAGAAGCTCGAACACCGCCTCAACCGCCAATTGAAAAAGCTGACCCAGCGGGTCTTTGCTTGCAAACCCGATGCCCTCGAGGCCTTGATGCAGTTTCAAGATGGACTCGAGGTGCATCAGCTCACTCAGGTCTCCCTGGAGACGGTGCGGGCCAAGCGACCCCCCGGTCGTCCCGCCAAATCCGCCGAACCCACCCCAGTTCAGGGCTATCGGCTCCAGGCCACGTTACAGCAGACCGCCACGGCGGAAGACCGCTTTAGCCGTCAGCGTAGTCGCTTTATTCTAGCCACCAATCAACTGGAGCAATCCCTCTGGCCGGCTCAGACCTGCTTGAGCGAATATAAAGGGCAACAGACCGTCGAGAGAGGCTTTCGCTTCCTCAAAGACCCCCTCTTCTTTGCCAGTAGCGTCTTTGTCAAAAAGCCGCAGCGGGTCGAGGCCTTAGCTCTCATCATGGCCCTAACCCTTATGGTGTATACCCTCGCCGAACGCCAACTGCGACAGGCGCTAGATGCTCAGAAGCAAACGGTGCGCGACCAACGCCAACAACCCACCGCTAAACCGACCTTTCGCTGGATTATGCAGAAGTTTCAAGGAATCCACTGGGTTAATCTCGATGGGCAAAGGCAGATTAGCAATCTCAATGATGAACGGCGATTGATTATTCACCTCTTCGGTCCACCCGTTGAGCGCTATTACTACGCATCCGGTTAATTACCTATCAACCTGCGGAATGTAGGATGAATAGTCAAGACTCGCAGTAACCATAAGGGTAATCCGAGTCCTGACTATTCATGCCGGCTTCATCGAGGTAGACCACTTCTTCCGGCTCCATCTGTTCAATCTGAGCCATAAACTCCTCTCGCTGTTGCTCATCACGTTCTTGGTAGCCGTAAGTTTTTTTTTCTGGTGAAGCCAATTTTCTTCAAGGCTCTGGATATGGTGCGAGGAGAGATGTCGTCATCCCAAAGTTCAGCCATTTGAGCTGCTGTTTTGTCGCCATGCTCTTGGGCAAAAGCCTTGAATTTTTGCCAGTCGGTAATTTTGTGGTTATTGCCAGGTCGGTGATGAGGTTTAGGGAGGAAGTCTCCGGTCTGTGCTTTTCTTTGCAGCCAGAGATTAATGGTGTTCCGGCTGACATGGAAAACTTGACTGGCTTCTGTTTTGGGCATACCGTCTAGTTCAATGGCATCAATAACTTTTTGTCTGAGGTCGTAACTATAGGGGGCTGGCATTTTTGGTCTTCTTAGTCATCTCGTCCTCTCCATTATACGTCCTAAGTGTTCTGTCTTGTGCTATAATTCCAACATTGAAGCCAGGTCAGACTCTAGTATTGGACAATGCAACGTTTCATAAAGGGGGGCGGATTGCTGAACTGGTGGAGGCAGCTCAATGCCGTTTACTCTATCTACCACCTTATTCGCCAGACCTCAACAAGATAGAGAAATGTTGGTCGTAGCTGAAAGCCCGTATTCGCCACTGCACGTGAGCAGTTTGATTCTCTCCATGATGCCATGGATTCCGTTCTCAAAGCTGCGTCCTAACCACCTTGACTAATGCTATAACTCTGGCATAGATAACGACTTTGCGTTTGTCACTGCCTGATATGGAATCAGAATATGACTCAACGCTAAGTACAGGACAAAAGCTGTAGAGCCTGGTGAAACCGCCCTGAAAACAAAGGCAGATTAGAGAAAGTGCGGCGTAGAAAATCGAAGCCAGTGCGGAAAAGACTCTGGGAGCGTCGTCCGTGAGCCTTCAAAGGAATGGGTGAACCTTGGTGAATCCACAAACCCACCTTCATAGCCCAAGTAAAAGCCAGGCTAAGCAAAGCCAATAAACGGCTCAAGCGCTCAGGGTCCTTAAAGTGAGTCGATTCGAGACAGAAGCCCCGAGTCTTCAAGGCTCCGAAGAGGTTTTCAATACCCCAACGCCGAGCATAGTCGGGGAGGGCCGTTTCGGGGCAAGCGTTAGTGATGAGAATCAACAACTCCCCCGAATCAGCCAGACGAGAGCCAATGACGTAAACCTGCCGTCCCCAAACCCAACGGCGACCCGAAAGCTGGCGAAATTCTCCGGGTCGCAGAGAATCAAACATTCGTTCGCCGCTACGCCGAGTTCCTCCTAACTTAGGACTAATCAGCTCGCTGTGGCGGATGCGTAGGCGGAAAGGAACCTCGGGGTCGATGAGAAGATACGAGAGCCAATCTCGCCCCACAAATTCCCGGTCAGCGGTCAGACAAGCCACCTCCACGTCAGGAAATAGTGCCTCGAAGCGGTCGAATAAGTCCATGCGTTCGCCACTGTTGCTATTGCCCTTTTTGTCAAGCATCGTCCACAGCAGGGGAAAGGCAATCCCCTCGTGGACGACTGCCAACATCAAGATGTTGAAATGGGTTTGACCGAAAGACCAACAGGTGCGGTCGAGACTAAGAGTCCAAGGTTGGGGAATGTCAATGAGGCTAACGACGAAACGGGCAATCTCTGCCCGGTCAAATTTGAATTGCCGAAAAAAACGTTGTAATCGCTGGTAATTTGAGGAAATTTGCACAGGATTTGCGAATACAGTCGCTATTTCCATCAGATTAACCGTCTTTGTTTGGAATAGCGCCATCAGGAACAGGCAGACAAAGTTTAATCTCGCCCCGTGCCAGGGCAAGTGAGGGCGCAAAGTGTCTCGTAATCGGTTAAGCTCGTTCATGAGAGGGAAGTTTGGTTTGTGGTAATTCCGATGTAACCCTCTCACCCCAACTTGGCGCTACCCCCCCACCCCTCGACTTTCACCTCAGCCCGGAGCGCCCCCTTCAGAATTTTCGGCTAGATTCCCTTTTGGCTAAGACTTTCAGCTTTTTTGTCCTGTACTGAGGACTCAACGTTGTATCGTCGTTGCCCAGCGGGGGTTCTGATGGTCTCGATTGAGCCATTGTCGTCCCATCTGCGGAGTGTTCTTTCATGGACTCCAAGGATTTGGGCCGCTTCCTTGGGTTTGACATATCTGGCAATAGGTTTATCCTCAACTCTTCTCGCTTATTATACCGTATTGCCCTAAAATGTTAACCTAATTTGAGATGAAATCATGCTCTCTCATTCTATCCTTAGCCACCATTCCCCTGAACTCGCTATGATATTACCTCAAAACCACCGTCTCGCCACCATTTTTCCGCTCAATATTGATTGCCGGCTTCCCCTTTATCCCCAAAACCCTAGCCACTTTTTCCGTGAAAATACCGACTTGACAGCAGATTTTAAGTAGACACTTACCCTCAACCACCTTTACATAATTTTCTCAGATTTTACAACATCTTTACACAACAAATATTGACATCAACACCTATCTTTAGCTATGCTGGAGGAAAGTTAAGCGACTTCAGCAACCCATAATTGTCTTGATTTTTTGATGGATTCAGACCCCGGCTATTAACTGTGAAATTCCCTCACCAACTGATTCTAAATTATAACTAACTATGAAAAAATTACTAACAACCATCGGCACCGTCTCTTTCTTGGTAGTAGGCTGGAGTGTGTCTCCCGCCGCCGCCTTTCCCCCTTGGGCAATGCCACCAGAAGAACCAGATGAGGAATTAATCTTTAATGGCGAAGTCCTCAATGATGACCAAACAGAGTTTGTCTATGATGTAACAGATTTCCTAGGAATTACCACCGAAGATTTACTCAATGATCCTAGCCAAATGGATGGCTTGCACACTGGCAGTAAACAAGAAATCAACAGAGACAGCTTCGGTGTCTTCCACAAAAACGGCTGTAGTGTGAATGCCGACTGCGCCTTAAAAGCCATTGGTTTAGGTCTCAGTCTCCAATGTATCGGTTCAGGTTACGATCCTGAAGCCTGGGCGAGATGTCTGAAAAGTCGAAATGAGGATGCTTACTATGCAGCCCTTGAGTGTACTTGGCAACAGTCCAACCCAAGTCAACCTTGTAATTTCCTCACCCACGGCGATACTGACAACACCTACGCCTGCAACGCCACTAACCCAGTAGCAGCATTGCGTCAGAATTCCGTAGAATTGCCCACCTTTTCCCAAAGCAGTCCATCGGAACGGGTATCCATTGATCTACTTTCCCAGGGCTAAATTGACCTCTGTTAGCAATCCTAACTAAGACCACAAAAAACAAAACAACCGGGCGCACAGTACAAACCTGTACTCTACGCCCCACAACACCTAACCAGCTATTTGTTCAACGTTGAGACAAACGCTGGTTTTGTTGATGATACATAGCAATCAGAACACGGGCTGGATCAACCCACCGATTACTATACTTGAGTCCCCAGTGCAAGTGAGGTCCGGTAGTTCTCCCGGTCATCCCAACCCGCGCAATTCTAGTCCCGGCTGCCACAATTTGACCTTTGCGAAGTTCCAGACCGCCGCCACGGTCAATAAAGTAAGTACCATTAGCATTACTTTGTACATGACCCTGAACGTGGCAATAGATATGTTCCCACTGTCCTGACTGGATAATAATTCCCGTGCCGCAGCGATTATCCTCCCAGAGTTCGACTACCTGTCCGCTCCACCAATTGCGGATATAACTCCCCATAGGTGCGGCTAAGTCTAAACCATAGTGAAACCCACCAGCACGATAGCCAAAAGGTGATGTATACTGCTGGAAATTTTCCACCGGAAAAGAAGCATTACCCCAATCGACCCCTACCGCTACTTGGGAGGCTGATGCCTTAGTTGCACCTATATCTAACTGTTGTCCCCCCCAAGGAATTAGAGTCAGACACACGAAACCGACCAGAACCCATAGCATTCGTTTCAGGAGGGTCGGACGCTTGAAAACTTGCAGGGGGTTGAGTTTTGCCATGATTATTGATTCCTCAATCACCAAAATCTATTAATGAATTACCGGATGCACCCACAAGGGTTATATTTAAATCAATTCCCGTATAGCACACATTTGATATTCTGCCACCATTAGGCATAAACAGAACATAATGTTAACTGATTATTTTTCATGGGCGATGGAAACCCCTGTTATATCGATATTTCTGGGTTGGTTCCCGTTGAATACAACGGCTATGGCTGGGACGGCGTTATGGTCGCTGGCATTAAGTTTGGGGTTTTCCCCCCTCAGTGAATTACTCATGGAAAAACTCACGGGTTGGCTAGATTGGGCTGAACGTCCCTTTTATGGGTCAGATGAACAATTTGAGGAAACGCGCACTAGCAGGGAGTCGGGAAATATTTTTTTTGCTTCTATCTTCAGCGTTGTACCGTTTCTAATGGTGGGGGGATTATTGAATTGGGGAGTTGAATTGGGGTTGGGACCTTCTTGGTCTATCAGTGTGGGAGTCATTGCGGCGGTTACCTGTGGGGTTTATGAGTTGGGGCGACGCGATAGCCAGCAAAATCGATAGCTTTGTTGATTTCATCTGGCGGCGCAGAGGATATCAACACACTGGGATAAACGGCGGTTCCCCATTGGGGATGAATTACGATGGTACAGGGTCCCTTTTGCAGAGAAAGGTTTAAGGATGTGGCGACAGTTAAAGCATCGCTATGGTTGATTTCTCCGGGTTGGGACAGCAACGGATAACCGCTGGGAGGGTAGATGATATCGGTCATCCATCCCTGGGAATTGAGTTGTTGGGCTACGGGTTGGGCGAATTCTAAAAAGCGATCGCATAATCTGTTTTTCTCCTGCTCAATGATATCATTAGTTGTGGTTAAGGGGAACTGCGATCGCTGTAAAAAAATCACTATCCAAATATCATCAGAGTGCCAATCTGGTAGAATCCGCCTTAAATTAGCGGCTACAAAAGCGGTGGGGGGATGGATGGAAATATCAGGCGATCGCACCTCGGTTATATTGTCGCTCATGGTAATTTGGGGGGAATTATGGCAAAAGTTAGATTTTGGTCACATTGAAGCTAAGAATCTCTTGATTGGCTTGGGATAATTTCTCAGTTCTGAGGGCTATGATAATGTATTGAATAAATCCTTGAGTTGCTTTACCATTTGATTGAATTATTGCGCCCAAATGCCAACTTCATCTACTCGGTTAGTCAGACCTGATTCAAATCACCTTCACCAGTTTTGGTAACAGCTTCGCCTTCTCTAGCCATCAAGTACATTCTGAAGCCCCTCCCCCAGGGGGAAAGGGGTGTAGACGCGCGGTGGCTTCTCCTGGAGTTGGCTGTATCCCATCATATCAAAAACTCCATGGTTCTACCCTCCGCTATTATGGTAATGGGGGGATATTGGCTGCATCTAATATTTTCGGGATGAGGTCTTCTCGTTTAACCGCCATAAGGTGAACACCTCGGCAAATTTGACGTGCAATTTGTACTTGTTCCGCCGCAATTTTAATGCCTTCTTCCAGGGGATGTGATGATTTTTCTAAACGGTGGATAATGTGGTCGGGGATGTTAACACCGGGAACATATTTGTTAATAAAAAGGGCATTTTTCGCGGATTTCAGGAGGAAAATTCCCGCCAAAATCGGTTTATCCGTATCAGAAGCGACTTGATTCATGAATTTATAGAGCCTTTCAAAATCCGTGATTAATTGACTTTGAAAGAAACAAGCCCCGGCTTTTAATTTGCGATAAAAACGACTTTGTAACCCGGAAAAACTGGGAGATTGGGGGTCTACTGCGGCTCCGGGAAATAGGTCTGTCCGACCATGGGGCAGCTTTTTATCATTCCAATCCATGCCATTATTTAGCTTATTAATAGCTTGTAATAGGCGCACGGATTCAAAATCAAAAACTGGTTTAGCATTAACATGATCTCCGGCTTTGACTGGATCACCTGTGAGGGCGAGAATATTCCTAATTCCTAGGGCGTGCGCTCCCAGGAGGTCTGCTTGTAAACCAATCCGATTGCGATCGCGACAAGCGACTTGTAAAATCGGTTCAATGCCATGATGTTGGAGAATGACGCAGGAAGCTAGGGAACTCATCCCTAAAACAGCCCGACTGCCATCAGTAATATTAACCCCATGGACGCGATTTTTTAGACCCCGCGCCATCTCGATCATGTGAGTGGGATCGCCGCCTTTTGGGGGTGCTACTTCGGCGGTGATCACAAATTCTTTGGGGTTCAAACAAGCAGTCCTAAATCGGTTCATTATGGCGGTTTTAGATGTAAAAATTAAAGGTAAATTCAGGGAGATTACAAAGGTTTGGAATAACCTAGGGCATCTTTAACGCGGCTTAAAGTTTGATTGGCTACAGCCTCGGCTTGTTCGCGACCTGTACGCAATATGGACTCTAAATAACCACGATCGCTCATAACTTCCTTGTAGCGTTCCTGAATAGGCTTGAGGGCGGCGATCGCCGTTTCCGTCAGCAGGGGTTTAAACTGTCCCCACCCCATATCTGCACATTCAGCCGCCACTTGTGCTTTAGTTTGGTTAGAGAGCAAAGCATATAGACTCAGCAGATTATGACATTCGGGGCGGTCTGGAACATCAAAAGCTAACCCTCGCACCGAGTCAGTTTTGCAGCGTTTAATTTTCTTAACGATCGCATCTGGGGGGTCTAACAAATTAATCCGGCTTAACTCGGAGGGGTCAGACTTAGACATTTTCCTAGTCCCGTCGGTTAAACTCATCACCCGTGCGCCTTCTGTGCGAATGAGAGGTTGGGGAATTTTGAGAATTTCCTGATCTGGTTGACCGAATAAATGGTTAAATCTGCCAGCAATATCCCGTGTCAGTTCCAAATGTTGTTTTTGGTCTTCCCCAACCGGAACGCGATCGGCATCATAAAGCAAAATGTCGGCAGCCATCAATACGGGATAATCCAATAAACCCGTACTGACATTTTCCCCCTGTTTAACGGCTTTTTCCTTAAACTGGATCATATCTTGCAGCCAGTTAATGGGGGTCAGACAGTTGAGAAGCCAGGTTAACTCACTGTGGGCGGAAATATGGGACTGTACAAAAATAGTTGAATCTTCTGGGTCGATACCACAGGCTAAATAAAGGGCTGCGATCGTGTAGGTATCCGCCGCCAGAGTCGCGGGGTTGTGGGGAACGGTGATCGCGTGTAGGTCTACCACACAGAAAAAGTTATCATACTGTTTCTGACCTTCTACCCAGTTGCGGATCGCGCCCAGATAGTTACCTAGGTGTAGGTTTCCCGTTGGTTGTACTCCTGAGAGAATTCGCTGCTTATCCATGATTGCTGCTGTGAACTTAACTTAAAACTCTATTTTAGACAATAGAAAGCGGGGTTTTGAACTGGATCAGCAATTGTACCAGAATTGTGGTCCTGTCCCCATAGACCCCATAGACCAGGTTCAACCCACTAGGCGGAGATTTTACCATAGTTTATTTGGGGGGTAGATATTTCGTTGGCAAATCTGGCAAAATGGAATTATAGGCGTTGATAATTTTTAGGGGTTCAGTCAACAGTATTTGATACGGGGGCGGGAATATAACTCTACACTGTTAATTTTCCGAGTTAATTTGTCCTAAGATGATTCAGACAGGGGATCAATCAAATGAATGCACAGATTTTAGCACACTCACGGGAACTTACTACGGCGACTCCTAGAGAAAACTTGCTTTTCAAAATAGCTAACCAGATGGTTGAGTTGGCTAATTTAAACACGATTTTTGATACGGTAGTCACGGAATTATCTGAGTTGTTGCAAAGCGATCGCACTTTGATTTGTCCGTTAGAAGCTGATGGTATCGTCCACATAAGGGCAGCATCTTTTAGTGATATTCGCACTGTAATCAGTCAGGAAGATATCGCGGAAATATTCTGGAAGTATCATGAATTGATCGACGATGTAATGGCGATCGCTGATATTTATCAGACCCATCTAGGAGATGATTATATAGAATTTCTGGCTCGGCTGCAAGTGCGGGGGATTTTGATAGTTCCTATTTGGTTGAGTGGAGATATTTGGGGATATTTGATGGTTCATCAATGTAGTGATAGCCGGAACTGGCTACCAGAGGATATAGATCTGGTGAATATGATATCTGTACATTTGGCGATCGCGATTCAACAAGCCAACTTGGTAGCCAAAGCACAAACTTTCAACGCCAATACACTCAATCCTCAATATTCGGAAGTCTCATTTCGTGCTTTACTTGCTAATCTTCCGGGTGCTATTTATCGCTGTGCTTGTGACGAGTTTTGGACGATGAAATTTATCAGCAATGCCATTGAAGATATTTGCGGTTATCGACCTGATGAAATCATCAACAATCGAGTTATCTCCTATAATGACATCATTCATCCTGATGACCAAAAAACTGTCACAGCCAAGATTTTACCGGCTTTAGATGCACAGGAATCATTTATTGTAGAATACCGGGTTATTCATAGGGATGGCAGTATTCATTGGGTTTATGAAAAGGGGAGGGGTAAGTTTGATAATCAGGGAAACTTAATCGGTCTTGATGGCGCAATTTTTGACATAACAGAGCGCAAAAATATCGAGCTGGCTTTACACCAGAAAACCGAAGAATTAGATAGATTTTTTTCTATTGCTCTGGATTTGCTTTGTATTGGTGATGTAGAAGGACGACTTTTGCGATTAAATCAACAGTGGGAAATCAACTTAGGGTATTCGCTAGAAGAGTTAGAGGGTCGATTGTGTATAGAATTGGTGCATCCTGATGATGTTAAACCTACTCTCGACAAACTATCGGATTTAGCCCAACAAAATTCGGTGCTTAATTTTGTGAATCGCTATCAGGCTAAGGATGGTTCTTATCGTTGGATAGAGTGGCGATCGACTCCTGTAGGCGATCGCATTTATGCAGCCGGGAGGGATATTACCAACCGCAAAAAAGCCGAAATTGCCTTACAAGAAAGTGAAGAACGTTGGCAATTTGCTTTAGAGGGAAATGGTGATGGCGTTTGGGATTGGAATGTAGAAACCAATCAGGTTTATTTCTCTCGACGTTGGAAAGAAATTCTAGGTTTTAGGGCTGAGGAAATTAGCGACAATCTTGAGGAGTGGGAAAAACTAATACATCCTGATGATAAACTGCAAGTTTTCGATATATTACATAAGCACCTAAATGGTGAAACGGAGCAATATATTAGTGAACATCGTATTAAGTGCAAAGATGGTCATTATAAATGGATTCTTGATCGGGGTCGGGTGATGTATCGCAGCCTCGACGGAAAACCGCTGCGGGTGATCGGGACTAAAACGGATATTAGCGATCGCAAAAAAAACGAACTAGCTTTAAAAGAGAGTGAAGAAAAGTTTCGTCAGTTAGCAGAAAATATCCATCAAGTCTTCTTTATTAATAGCGCTACCGGAGAAATGATTTATGTGTCTCCAGCCTATGAGGAAATTTGGCAACAAAGTCGAGATAGTTTATATAAAAATCCTAGTTCCTGGTTAATGTCTGTTCACCCAGAAGACCGTGACGGTATGGCTGAGGCTTTAAATAAGCAAATTAGTCTAGGTATTCCTTTTAATCAAACTTACCGAATTGTGAGACCAAATGGCTCAATTCGTTGGATTAATTGTCATGCTTTTCCGGTGCGAGACAGCCAGGGAAAAATTTATCGATATACTGGTATTGCGGAAGATATTACCCATCGTAAAAGAATTGAAAATACTCTGCATAATCAACTACACAAAACCCTAATTATCCAGAGAATTACCGACAATATTCGTCAGAGTTTAGATGTTCAAGAAATTTTTACAACCGCAGTCGCAGAAATTGGCAAAGCATTTAAAGTCAACTGTTGTCTAATTCATACTTACCAAAAATATCCTTTTCCCCATGGCAATTTGGTAGCCAAATATTCTCAGCATCCATGTAATTTACTGGGGAATTTAAAGGAATCAGTAACCTTTGATAATGACCCTTATATTGAATACTTGGTTGAGCAAGAACGGGCAATTTCCTACCATAAAAATGATTGCTTAATTCAGCTATCAGAAATGAAAATCACCTCTCCTTTTTTGCAAACCAATCAATATTTTGAAGAGTCAGATAATCTGAAATCCATGTTGGCGATCGCCACTTTCTATCATGGTCAACCTAATGGTATTATTAGCCTGCATCAATGCGACCATAACCGAGTCTGGACTATTGATGAAATCGAACTAATAGAAGCTGTAGCACGCCAATTAGGAATTGCGATCGCTCATGCACAACTACTCTCTCAAGAAAAGGAGCAACGCCAAGAATTAACCTATAAAAACATTAAACTTAAAAAGATGACGGAGGAAGCCGAAGCGGCTAACCGTGCTAAAAGCGAATTTTTAGCTAATATGAGCCATGAAATTCGGACACCCATGAATGCAGTTTTAGGCTTTGCTGATTTATTACAATCTACAATTACCGACCCTAAAGCCACTTCTTATATTAAAGCGATCGCCTCTAGTGGTCGCACTTTATTAGCATTAATAAATG includes:
- a CDS encoding IS4-like element ISAtsp3 family transposase, yielding MNELNRLRDTLRPHLPWHGARLNFVCLFLMALFQTKTVNLMEIATVFANPVQISSNYQRLQRFFRQFKFDRAEIARFVVSLIDIPQPWTLSLDRTCWSFGQTHFNILMLAVVHEGIAFPLLWTMLDKKGNSNSGERMDLFDRFEALFPDVEVACLTADREFVGRDWLSYLLIDPEVPFRLRIRHSELISPKLGGTRRSGERMFDSLRPGEFRQLSGRRWVWGRQVYVIGSRLADSGELLILITNACPETALPDYARRWGIENLFGALKTRGFCLESTHFKDPERLSRLLALLSLAFTWAMKVGLWIHQGSPIPLKAHGRRSQSLFRTGFDFLRRTFSNLPLFSGRFHQALQLLSCT
- a CDS encoding M23 family metallopeptidase — its product is MAKLNPLQVFKRPTLLKRMLWVLVGFVCLTLIPWGGQQLDIGATKASASQVAVGVDWGNASFPVENFQQYTSPFGYRAGGFHYGLDLAAPMGSYIRNWWSGQVVELWEDNRCGTGIIIQSGQWEHIYCHVQGHVQSNANGTYFIDRGGGLELRKGQIVAAGTRIARVGMTGRTTGPHLHWGLKYSNRWVDPARVLIAMYHQQNQRLSQR
- a CDS encoding methylmalonic aciduria and homocystinuria type D protein; translated protein: MSDNITEVRSPDISIHPPTAFVAANLRRILPDWHSDDIWIVIFLQRSQFPLTTTNDIIEQEKNRLCDRFLEFAQPVAQQLNSQGWMTDIIYPPSGYPLLSQPGEINHSDALTVATSLNLSLQKGPCTIVIHPQWGTAVYPSVLISSAPPDEINKAIDFAGYRVAPTHKPHR
- a CDS encoding methylenetetrahydrofolate reductase — translated: MNRFRTACLNPKEFVITAEVAPPKGGDPTHMIEMARGLKNRVHGVNITDGSRAVLGMSSLASCVILQHHGIEPILQVACRDRNRIGLQADLLGAHALGIRNILALTGDPVKAGDHVNAKPVFDFESVRLLQAINKLNNGMDWNDKKLPHGRTDLFPGAAVDPQSPSFSGLQSRFYRKLKAGACFFQSQLITDFERLYKFMNQVASDTDKPILAGIFLLKSAKNALFINKYVPGVNIPDHIIHRLEKSSHPLEEGIKIAAEQVQIARQICRGVHLMAVKREDLIPKILDAANIPPLP
- the trpS gene encoding tryptophan--tRNA ligase — protein: MDKQRILSGVQPTGNLHLGNYLGAIRNWVEGQKQYDNFFCVVDLHAITVPHNPATLAADTYTIAALYLACGIDPEDSTIFVQSHISAHSELTWLLNCLTPINWLQDMIQFKEKAVKQGENVSTGLLDYPVLMAADILLYDADRVPVGEDQKQHLELTRDIAGRFNHLFGQPDQEILKIPQPLIRTEGARVMSLTDGTRKMSKSDPSELSRINLLDPPDAIVKKIKRCKTDSVRGLAFDVPDRPECHNLLSLYALLSNQTKAQVAAECADMGWGQFKPLLTETAIAALKPIQERYKEVMSDRGYLESILRTGREQAEAVANQTLSRVKDALGYSKPL
- a CDS encoding PAS domain-containing protein; this translates as MNAQILAHSRELTTATPRENLLFKIANQMVELANLNTIFDTVVTELSELLQSDRTLICPLEADGIVHIRAASFSDIRTVISQEDIAEIFWKYHELIDDVMAIADIYQTHLGDDYIEFLARLQVRGILIVPIWLSGDIWGYLMVHQCSDSRNWLPEDIDLVNMISVHLAIAIQQANLVAKAQTFNANTLNPQYSEVSFRALLANLPGAIYRCACDEFWTMKFISNAIEDICGYRPDEIINNRVISYNDIIHPDDQKTVTAKILPALDAQESFIVEYRVIHRDGSIHWVYEKGRGKFDNQGNLIGLDGAIFDITERKNIELALHQKTEELDRFFSIALDLLCIGDVEGRLLRLNQQWEINLGYSLEELEGRLCIELVHPDDVKPTLDKLSDLAQQNSVLNFVNRYQAKDGSYRWIEWRSTPVGDRIYAAGRDITNRKKAEIALQESEERWQFALEGNGDGVWDWNVETNQVYFSRRWKEILGFRAEEISDNLEEWEKLIHPDDKLQVFDILHKHLNGETEQYISEHRIKCKDGHYKWILDRGRVMYRSLDGKPLRVIGTKTDISDRKKNELALKESEEKFRQLAENIHQVFFINSATGEMIYVSPAYEEIWQQSRDSLYKNPSSWLMSVHPEDRDGMAEALNKQISLGIPFNQTYRIVRPNGSIRWINCHAFPVRDSQGKIYRYTGIAEDITHRKRIENTLHNQLHKTLIIQRITDNIRQSLDVQEIFTTAVAEIGKAFKVNCCLIHTYQKYPFPHGNLVAKYSQHPCNLLGNLKESVTFDNDPYIEYLVEQERAISYHKNDCLIQLSEMKITSPFLQTNQYFEESDNLKSMLAIATFYHGQPNGIISLHQCDHNRVWTIDEIELIEAVARQLGIAIAHAQLLSQEKEQRQELTYKNIKLKKMTEEAEAANRAKSEFLANMSHEIRTPMNAVLGFADLLQSTITDPKATSYIKAIASSGRTLLALINDILDLSKIEAGKLQLHYEPVNIRTVINEIEHIFEQKASEKNLNLEVEVDPKLPYSIMTDEVRLRQILFNIVGNSIKFTEFGSVRITASCSQLKPNHPYNSIDLKIAITDTGIGISREDQHKIFDSFTQSEGQSNRKYGGTGLGLTITERLVHLLGGSIHLESERDQGSTFTVDLPDVKIATETTILSPLIALDENLQPFEPATILVADDVRSHRDLLAEYFANTYHKILSAKDGEEAIRLAQIYQPDIIFMDLRMPRMDGREATQFLKHNELTSHIPIVLLTASPQHRNEQDLRQLCDGFLSKPVTKSQIVAELKKFLNHAELTDKIDEQPSEKVSLKPVRLTELAAKLRQEVEVNLPHLQETLVAREIKQFMQNLEMLAEEHQSTVLLDYVETLKQQLQDFDWDNIPKTVAKFAEIPEQLIRDNG